Within the Tursiops truncatus isolate mTurTru1 chromosome 12, mTurTru1.mat.Y, whole genome shotgun sequence genome, the region TCCTAGCGGCCTGAAACCCCAGCTCACTTCCTCGCGCAGTGGGCGCCGGATACGTGGAACACTGAGGACTGCCCTTTACTTAGCTCGTGGAGAACCTGAATTGATGATCAGTGCTCACACGACATTAGGAATTTCTTTCCAAGCATTGTAGGCTGGGGCCACACGAGGCCTCTCCATTTCCCTCGCGCACCGTAGCCTCCTTGCCTGCACCTACTTCATCCCCTCGGCTTCCATAGTGCTCTCGTCCCAGCTGGGCCGGGAGCCCGAGGGTTCCCTAGGTCGCGGGACCTGCCCGGCCGACCCGCCAGGGCCCCGGCTCCGGCTCTCGGGACAGGGACAACAGGTTCCACGTGGGCCTGGGAGCCGCCATCTCGCGTGCTGGCAGGAGCAACTGGCGCTGTCGGAGCCGCGGCGGGGCGGAAGCTGCTGCCCGTACTCAAGATGGCGGCCCCGGCGGGCGGGGCCCACGGCTCGGAGACCGCGCGGAGGAGCGGCGGCATGGCGGCGGTGGCCGAGGAGCCGAGTCGGGGATACTGGGacgacgaggaggaggaggaggaggaggcagtgAGTGCGACGGCGGAAGCCCGCGCGGCGGTGGAGAGGGTGGCTGCTCGGCTGTGTGCGGGGAAGGGAGTCGGGACGCGGCGGGCTTGCGGGGGCTCCTGGCGGGATTGTGCCTCAGGGCGCGCGGAGCGGCGGGCAGCTGGCCCCAGCCTTATGGGCTACACGGAAGTtcgagggggaaggagggaagttaCCTTAAGTAACGGCGCGCGCTTCCTCTTGTTGAAAGCAGGACCTAGTTTTCACAAAGGTGGGGTCGTTGCACTGGGGGGGTTTGGCTTCTCTCGTTAATGCCTGCTTCTTCCTGCACACTCGCAAGCTAGCGCCTTTAACCCCTCTTTCTTCCACCAGGAGCAGTTGGTTCTGGTGGAATTATCAGGAATTATTGATTCAGACTTTCTctcaaaatgtgaaaataaatgcaAGATTTTGGTGAGTCTTGTAGAATTGGGGGGTTGTtgtagattttcttaaatttaaaacaagaatgaGTGGTGAAATATACCCGTCCCTAAGATTGATATATTAATTTCACGTGAACAAAGCAGTGAACGCTGGAGACAATTACAGGAGTACAGGGGGACTGTGGGAGCAGCTGGGAGAAAGTTAATGCCTAACTCTGCCTGAGTGTCTGCCTGTGTGGCTGGAGAGAGGTAAAGATTTGGAGGGTTAAAGCATTTTGATATGGAACATTAGGTTTTGAAAAAATACACCGTTTTATATAGTGAGGAGAGTGAGTAAAACACAAAGGCCAGAGAGGATAATTAGATATGCACACAGAGGTTAaacagatgcaaactggtatatatagaatgggtaaacaacaaggttctactgtatagcacagggaactatatttcaatatcctgtgataaatgataatggagaatatgaaaaaatgtatatatgtacaattgagtcactttgttgtacagcagtgATGACACAACATTGtacttcaactatacttcagtaaaaaacaaaattaaagcggcttccctggaggcgcagtggttgagagtccgcctgctgatgcaggggacacgggttcgtgccccagtccgggaagatcccacgggccgcggagcctgcgcctccggagcctgtgctccgcaacgggagaggccacaacagtgagaggcccgcgtaccgcaaaaataataaaaaaaattttaaaaacttcaaaaaataaagtatggaaaacaaacaaaaatagtgtggagaagggaaagagaatacCTATTAAGAAAggacttcaggggcttccctggtggcgcagtggttgagagtccgcctgccgatgcaggggacaccggttcgtgccccggtccgggaagatcccacatgctgtagagcggctgggcccgtgagccatggccgctgagcctgtgcgtccggagcctgtgctccgcaacgggagaggccacaacagtgagaggcccgtgtaccgcaaaaaaaaagaaaaaaagaaaggacttcagggcttccctggtgacgcagtggttgggagtctgcctgccgatgcagggacgcgggttcgtgcagcccgtgagccatggccgctgagcctgcgcgcccggagcctgtgctccgcaacgggagaggccacggtggtgGGAGGCCCGAGTACTGTTGACTTGAGCTATGGTATCGGGAGTTACCGtctgttttatgtttaaaatcttttgagcttttttttttttttttttttttttgcagttcgcgggcctctcactgttgtggcctctcccattgcggagcacaggctccggacgcccaggctcagcggccatggctcacgggcccagccgctccgcggcatgtgggatcttcctggaccgggacacgaagccgtgtcccgtgcattggcaggcggactctcaaccactgcgccaccagggaagccctcttttgagCATTGTTGACAAAACTTCCTCTGTTCTTACTTTATGTTGAAGAGGATGTTGATTGAAATAGACCTTGCTACTTGGGTATGAATTAAGTAGTCTTCAGTTTGTAGCTGCTGTGATGAGAGCAGTTTTAGCTTATCTTTTACTTGCTAGGACAAGAAGCTCCAAAGGTTCCCCAGCTTTGGAAATCAGTCTCCTTGGTAGCAAGGTTTCATGTAAACGTCTTGttctttttttgccatgccacacggcatgcgggatgtgggatgtgggatcttagttccctgaccagggatcgaacccgtgccccgtgcagtggaagcgcagagtcttaaccgctgtaccaccagggaagtcccttgtgctttcttttttaaattgagaaataattgacatataacattatactagtttcagctgtacaacgTTTTCAATGtttgcatatattgtgaaatgatcaccacaatgtctagTTAACACCCATCACTACACAtcgttacaattttttttcttctggtaagAGCTTTGAAggtttactctcttagcaattttcaaatataaagtacagtattattaactatagtcaccatgatgtTCTTAAAcatcccaggacttatttattttgtaactgcaaGTTGGTATCGTTTGAGCCCCCACTTcacccattccccccacccccaaggctttttctaatgatgattttttttaatgatcctATATTCTGTTGTAGGGAATTGATACTGAGAAGCCCATTCTGCAAGTGGACAGCTATGTCTTTGCTGGAGAGTATGAAGGTAggaggaagtcagagagatgaaactccctttttttttataTGCCTTTCAAAGAAAGTAGCTCTGTTACTTCTCAACAAGTTGCCTTCATGTTTTTCTACAGACACTCTTGGGACCTGTGTTATCTTTGAAGAAAATGTTGAACATGGTAAGTGATTGCTATGTTGACTCAACTCTTTTtactatgaaatatttcaaacatacttATGTATGGTGgatattaaaattataagatCTCATGTACCCCTTGTCTAGCTGTATCAAATCCTCCCTTTTGGTTAGGTAGTTAAAAAACATTCCACATACCTTTGAAGCCCCTTGTATACCCCTCTCCAAACCTactcccttcctctgtcttcagagTTAATCACTCTCCTGAAtttggtgtttttctttcctatacctgattttatattacatatgtatgtatgcgCACACAATAAATAGCACTTTCTGTGTATTTTCACACTTGATATAAGTTATAGCATATTACACATATTATTCTATGTCTTTTTTCCATTAGAGATGTTTCGAGATTTATACGTGTTGATATATATCTGTTTTCCCTGTTGCTTAAGATTCTATTTGTGactataccacagtttattctcCAATttatggacatgtaggttgcttccgtTTTTACCAGTAATTATTAATAACtactaaaatttattgagtgctttctgtatgtcaggcactgttctaggtgcgataagtattaactcattgaatcctcaccaCAAGTCTATGAGGTAGATgccattgttttcattttatatttgaagaaactgaagcacagagaggtaaatAACATTCCCGAGGTCATACACAAaataagaggcagagccaggatttgaacccaggtggtctGCTCCAGAGCCCGTTTTCATAATTATGCTTATTAACTCACTACAGAAATGCTGCCATGAAtagttttatgtttccttttgcaTATATGTAAAAATGTCTTGATGAGTGTGTGTACTAGATTCAACCATATGAAATTACCAATTTGGGCCGAATAGCGACAGTTTCATGTGGTTGAACTTAATAGATGTCACTGTGTTGCTTTCTAAAGTGTAGTATCAGCCACACAGTGGCAGGGTGTGGAAGTTTTCCGTGTGCTTCACATCCTTAGCACAGAGCCTCATCCTCCCTCCTGCCTACGCCCACAGTTTTTATAAAGCTGTGACCCCCAGCAGCAGGTTGGCAGTGgtttttttctcatcttccttcaTGATCGGTAATGTTCTCCACTCCAGTCCGGCTTCAAGCAGTAGGTCTACCTTTGGTCCTTCACTTTGAGTGGCAGAGTTTTGGACCTCATTACCCTGTAAGGCCAAATTCCTGGCCTCCCTTTCCTGCTTCCGAGCTGGAGCCTAATAGGCCCATAGCTTTAATCTCACTTTGTGTTTCTGTCCCGTAGAGATGTTTGTTGTCTTTGAGTTCACTGTGCCTTTTgttcttatgtattttatctgatatttctCTGTgcttggagctggaggaaactgGAATCATTAAGGCTTAACATGATTATTTGATGGCATCAAGCAGCATAATagtgttcattttatattctaGTGGATGCAGAAGGCAATAATAAAACAGCGCTAAAATATAAATGCCACACAATGAAGAAGCTCAGCATGACAAGAACTCTTCtgacagaaaagaaggaaggagaagaaaacataggttaGTTCACTTAGTTCTCTGAAAATAGGTGATTTAGTATTGGCTTTATGAAACACTGCTGCCAGGATGTTCTTTGTACTTTGTAGTAATAACTATATGTGATAGgtaaagtatattaaaattgaGGGTACTCCATGAAAAGTACCAAACATAGATTTaaaattgagttgaattctcACATAGCAGGGGGCACTGGAGACATATAAGAAATTTCTATCTTCTTTGCATTGGAAACGATTGTGAGGAGTTTGTCAAGaaacttgacatgatttcaacCCCAGGGAATTCAGCAActactcctctctctctctctctctctctctctctctctctctctctctctctctctctcattaaaaCTTCTTCGTAAGTGCAGAAGATATGATGATAGCAGTTCTCGATTCCCAAGGAGTAACCCCATAGGATCTCCTGAACTTTTGGCAGATGCAGTAACCTTCCCCAAGATGCTCACAACTGGAAGAAACTGGCTTTATATGTGGGAGGGACTCTAGGACCAGAGTTGTTAGTCCTGGGTCTCGTTCTTTAATAAGCATCCATTTAGCCTTCTCCAGTTGCTCGTCATCCCACACTAGAGACCTTAGGCCAGTGCTTCTTGCACCCATAGCAGGCGCATGTTTGTGGAGATGAGCAAATAAACACTTGGTGGTTTAAAGCCCATTGTTCACCACACCAACCTCCTTCTCTTGCCCTAGGGAATTTGTGACACAGTCAGAATAAAGGTGTTtgtccaccaaaaaaaaaaaaagacttattgcTCAAAGACATATTTGAAACTCTAGTAAATGAGACCCTATTGATGAATATTCATGGtttgatttattatattttaaggaataaaCATTTGAAGGTACATTACTCATTTAGAAATTAATTATACCAGCTACACGTAACTATATAACAAATCTTTGTTCTTATATATTCCACAATTATCCCTTTTTTTAGGCACTCCAAAAATAATAGGAAGTAGGCACTTGAAGTTCTAGAATGAATTCGAAAGGCAGATACATACCAGATAGCTTAGCTATCATTTAGGTattctttttaaaggaagttaTACAATTTCCTCTCCTATAGTTCTTAATAATCTAATAGATCTTTGGGAAGATTTGTGTGTATCCTTCAATCAAATAAATTAGTAACGAACTATTCAAGGCTGTATTGGTTACCTGTTGCTGCATAAAAAGTTACCCCTAAACAtaaaggcttaaaacaacaacagaacacCATCTTACACGTTTCTGTGAATCAGGAATTGGGGAGCAGCTTAGCTAGGTTGTTCTGGCtggggtctctcatgaggttgcagtcattGTGTTGGCTGGGCtgtagtcatctgaaggcttgagtAGGGCCAGAAAATCTAATTGtaagatggctcactcacataGCTGGTGAGTTTGTGCTGCCTGTTGCAGGAGGcctcacttcctcacctcctcacaCTACTGTTTGAGTGCCCTCCTGACACGGAGGCTGGCTTTCCCAGACCAAGTGATCCTTAAGAACAAGGTAGAAGCCACAATGTCTTTTATGAACTATCCTTAGAAGTCACATTCTGTCATTTCTGTGATATCCTATTCCATGTGGGAGGGGACGACACAGGGGCGTGCTTGTCAGAAAGGTGAGAATCATTGGGGACCATCTTGGAGGCTGTTTGCCAAACATGGCAAGATGCTGGAGGCAGAACAAAATACACAGGAAATGTGGTCCTTTCTAGGAACTTGTACTCTAAAGCAAATCACATTGAAACAGACATGGATGACTATGACTCGACACCCATTTCATTCAACTTATTTTAAGTATCTGTTATGTGCCAAGTATTATGCTAGATAACAGAGTAGGCTTTAGGATGGCTTTGAGGTTTTAAACTTGGTGACTAGGAGAATGACGTTATAGCAAGAAAAAACTATGAAGTCAATAGTTGAAGCTGACCTGGAGGGAAAGAACAAATCGATTTTTGAAAGAGGGAGACTTTATAGTAGTAATACATGAGAAAAGATATGGGATCAACAGTAAGGATGTTTCAACAAACAGCTGCAGAAGAGTTAGTTTATGAATGGGGATAGGAACAGATGGATGCGTGAACAGGGTGACAAGATAGGTTGGTATATCTTACAGATATCTAATGGAACTTTGAAGGTGAGAGTAAACAGCTTGGGCTATAGGAATTGAGGATCCATTGAAAATACTTAACTGAAAGGGTCataaggatgaaagaaaaaaatggctagCATTATtggagcaattttttttttaagatttatttattatttatttattttgtttatttttggctgtgtcaggtcttagttgcagcacacgggatcttcgttaaggcatttgggatctttcgttgcagcgcataagctcttcgttgtggtgcacaggctccagggtgcgtgggttctgtagtttgcaatacgcaggctctagttgaggcgcgcgacctcagtagttgtggcatgcggggttagttgccctgcagcatgtgggagcttagttccctgaccagggatcaaacccgttttcccctgcattgtaaggaggattctttaccactggaccaccagggaagtccctggagcaaTTCTCGATTATGGGAGTTCATTGACAGGTAAGGGCTTTGACTGTGAGTatggaaaggaacaaaaaattttttcaaggGTTTTTTTGGAGAGGTGTCTTATTTCACAATCGGATTTTTCAActcaaaatgacaaataaatgttGACTCAAGATGACAGAGTGGTATCATCCATTGTATTATGAAAACTGAATGGGTAGGGAGAAAATTGTAGGGAAGTGACAAAATTTTCTTCAAGACAAAAGATGGCAGTGGGAGCTCAGTTATCTCTCAGAATGGGTTGGGAATTGGACTCTGGGAAAAGGGCTTGGAATAGTAACTGAAGTTGATTACTTTTAGTGATTTTGATGATGCATACCCTATAGGCATTCCAAGGTCTCCATGTAAGATGGAAATTATATGATCATTTATCAGTAGGTACAGGCACCATGTTCCTTTCTTTATGTTGgggttttattttgataaatattcatatgaacaattaaattaaaaatatatgtaagtaactgaaattcctttttcatgtttcttggttTGTCCCCCTGCCTCCTCCATTAGGTGGTGTGGAATGGCTGCAAATCAAGGAAAATGATTTCTCCTGTAGACCCAACAtgatttgtagttttctgcatgAAAATGAAGAGGATGAAGTTGTAGCTCCAGACCCAGATAAATCTTTGGAGTTGGAAGAGCAAGAGATTCAAATGAAAGATAATTCAAACCTGAGTTATGAACAGGAGAAACCACCAAACTTGGATATAGAGGATTCTGGTCCTCTTATTGATATCCCTTCTTCTGAGACAGAAGGCTCTGTTTTTATGGAAACTCAAGAAACTGCCTTAGAAATCACTCCTAGATGAAATGTTCCTCATAAAAACTAGTCATGATGTTTTTAGAGTTTTTATATGAAATAACtggctttgtagttttcagttcacaattttattatttttgttggctATATACACATTTCCAATTATTATATAGTTTAATATACTAGAATCATTAAGGACCAGATacgagtttttaaaaatatggtttcaATGACTGTAGGGACCCTTCTGTGATGAGTCCTTTAAAAGGGGGTTTTACTAAGGTAAGTGTGAGTTTCTATTGCAGCCatcacaaattaccacagacttagtGGCTAAAGTGTATTAAGCTACACAAGTgtattgtcttatagttttgtagGTCAGCCATCTGATATGGGTCTCacctgggctaaaatcaaggtatttgCAGAGCTTCATTCTCTTCTGGATGTGGCATGGGGGACTCCATTTCCTCGTTCATtcagttgttggcagaattcagttctttgCAGCTGAAGGATCGCGGTCCCATTTCCTTGCTGTTGGCTGAGAGCCATTCCCAGCCAAACcacttctagaggctgcctgcattccttcaCTCATGGTCCGCttctcttcaaagccagcaatggtcAAGTCCCTCTCAGTCTTTGAATCTCTCCTGCTTCTTCCATAATCCTATTGATGATGGACCCTTCTGCCTTCTTTTAAAGGTCCATTTGATTACACTGGGCACATCTGGGTAACTTCCCTGTTTTAAGGTCTataaccttaattccatctgcaaagtcccttttgccatgtaatttAACCAGGCATAAAACTGAGAATTATGGCATGAAAACATTTGGGGGGCCATTTTCCAGTCTACCAATGTCAGTACTACTcctgagaacagaaaaagaattcagaagtgCTTAAGGGTGAAGGTACAGTTCTGATATTCCAGCTGTAATTTCACTTCTTTCCCACTGAATAAAGATGGTTGGAATTCAGCTGTAACATTCTACAATATTATGGTGATAACCTAGATCTACCCTAActtgtattttttaagtaaattagtCACACACTTTGATACAGGTTGAACTATATGAAATTACCAATATTTGTTTCTGACTATAAAACTGCAATTTTATATGGTTTAACCTGGTACTAATAAGTTAAAACACTCCTCACGTTAATTATATCTCACAACTGTTGGAGGTGTAACTGTTGTGACAGATTAGAGAACTAATGTTCTAGGATGAGGAATTTTTTCCTTCAGTAGGTTTTGTaaatttttactgtttatttggAAAACAACTTACCCTGATTAAAAGCATTTCCAAATCATAAGTGTGTATCCTCCCAATTTTTATATGACTTTAGTGTCAGCTTTTGTTTAATcaaaagcttatttttttctaCCAAATGGTATGAAGTCTCTATGTGGAGAGACTGCTAATTACTTGAGCCAGCATCTggtcttcctttatttctttgtaacaGAATCCCAGAATTTATTCAGGTTAGCAGTGTGCACAGCTTTCCTCATGTATATGAAAGTGGCCATATTATCTAGATGTTAGTTCTTCCCAGCTTGATCTATAGTTTCAATGCAATCTGAAATAAAATCACAGCAAGGTTTTTATGGATATTGTCAAACCaactctaaagtttatatggagagggaaagacccagaatagtcaaTACAATATTGAAGAACAGTAGGAGGACTTCACGACTTACTGTAAAACTACAGTAATAGAGACAGTGGGAACTgctgaaagaatagacaaataggccaatggaagagaatagagagcccagaaatagacataCATATAGTAAACTGATCTTAGAtcaaggagcaaaggcaatacaatggagcaaacatagtcttttcaataaatggtcctgggacaactgaatatccatatgcaaaagaatgaagcggGACCCCCCCCATCtctactatatgtatatatagatttattcaaaatggaccaaaggtctaaataaatgtaagagcttaaaatgataaaactctgaagacaggagacatgggttcagtccctggtctgggaagatcccacatgttgcagagcaactaagcctgtgtgccacagcaactgagcctgcgctctagagcctgtgagccacaactactaagcccatgtgccacaattactgaagcctgcacgctctaAGGTCTGCGGGCTGCAACTAtggaagcccacatgcctagagcctgtgctccccaggaagagaagccactgcaatgagaagcccacgcaccgcaacgaagagtagcctctgctcgctgcaactagaggaagcctgtgctcagcaacgaagacccaatacagccaaaaaaaaaaaaaaaaacaaatcgtTTATTATGTTGGATTAGGAAATGTCCTCTTAGATATAACACAAAAATTGCAAGCAACGAAAAAAAATTGGAtacattggacttcatcaaaattgaaaagtttgggcttccctggtggcgcagtggttgagagtccgcctgccgatgcagggtacacgggttcgtgccccggtccgggaagatcccacatgccgcggaacggctgggcccgtgagccgtggccgctgaacctgcgcgtccggagcctgtgctccgcaacgggagaggccacaacagcgagaggcccgcgtacaaaaaaaaaaaaaaaaaaaaaaaaaaaaattgaaaaggtttTCGCTTCAGAGGACACtatctagaaaatgaaaaagcctattcaattggagaaaatatttcaaattatatatcaGATAAGGGACTTGTATGTAGAATATATTGGAAACTATTACAacccaacaataaaaagacaacccaatttaaaaatgagcaaagattcgaatagacattttcctgaagaaaggtatacaaatggccaatcaGCCCAtggaaaaaatgctcaaaatcgtttgtcatcagtgaaatgcaagtgaaaactacaatgagatactactttacACCTAGGATGGCTTAATGAAAAAAGATGGACAATAGCAAATTTTGGAGAGGAATGCAGAAGTTGGAACCTGTGATTAATAGAATAATGCTCTCCCCAAAAGATGCCCATGCCTAAACTCAGGGATCTGTGAATACGTTACCTTATTTGGCCAAAGGGAATTTGCTATATGATTACGTTAAGGATCTTGCGATGGGGGTTATTATTGTGGATTATCCAGTTGTGCCACATGTAATCACACGGGTTTTATAAGAGGGATTCAGAAgtgtcagagagaaaaagaagttgtGGCAGTAGAAACAGAAGTTCAAGTGATGccttttgaagatggaggaatacTGAGGAATGCAAACGGCTTCTATAAActggaaaggcaaagaaacagtCTCCCTGGAGCTTCTGGGGGAATGTACCCCTAGTGACAACTTAATTTTAGACGTGTAAAACTAATTTTAGGCTTCGGGCTTCTAGAACACTAAcataatacatttgtgttatgacagtaaatttgtggtaatttgttacagcaccaATAGAAAAACCAATTCCAAACCCTCTTACATTgctaatgaaaatgtaaaatggtgcagacaGAAAAtactttggcagttcctcaaaatgtcaaacatagaattaccacatgcaGTTCTACTCctagagaactgaaaacaaaagtctacacaaaaacttgtacataaatgttcaaagcagcataaTGCATAATAGTATAAAAGTGgaaacacaaatgttcataaatttttgaatggataaacaaacatggtatatccatagaatggactattattcagtccTAAGTAAAGAAATTAATGTACTAAGaaagaagtactgatacatgttacaacacaTATGAACCTTAAACATGGACACTTATGAAcatagtaagtgaaataagccagatgcaaaaggccacatattgtatgaatcCATTAATATGGTATGTTCTCAATAGTCAAATCTACGGAGACataggttagtggttgccaggggttgacaAGGGTGGAAAGTGGAGAGTGCTACTGGGTTATGagagggtgataaaaatgttttggaattagtggtgatggaTGTACatctttgtgaatatactaaaaaccaagaAATTGTACACTTTACGGGGTAATTTATGGCATGTGACGTATACGACAACTTAAACATTGGGGGGAAAATAACAATCAGAAGTGTTATTTTCTGCATAcattttatgtgccaggcactgtggcagTTATAAACTCTGTTTATAAACTCTGCCTCACTGATCTCATAGTTTTGTCAACAGTGCATATTTCACATTGATAATTTTAGTGACTATGAATACCTACCATGCCACCAACCTTTCTAGCATCCTGGAGGATTCCCAGATGAATAACACCTGGTCCCTGAATATCTGAGTCCAGGTATACacatgagacaggctgggacctgggaccatTTCCTGCAgagctgcaatgcttgcacctggacaaacgtctcctggagtaacaaaatacaaaaaaactataagagactaaaaatatgtgcatgcacagttggggcaaattatgggcAAGAAACAAAAAGATCAGAAAAACCCCATTGCCACTTCTGCAGAGCTGGGTGCAAAGGGAGTAAAAGCAGgctactgcgcatgccccctgcaacCAACACCACCAAATGCATGAGCAAACCACCTAAGCTACCCCTCCAGCCCACCCCTGGACAcaccctaccctcaccccatataaggaaccagctcacCTGCGCCCCACCCCCTACCTTCGGGAActagcaagggaacctgttacttggtTTTGCTCCTTCCTGCAGCCACAGAAGCCCCCCAAAAGCCTTGTCTGAATTTCTTGGCTGGCCTCTtaccaatttctattgattggggaaggccg harbors:
- the GTF3C6 gene encoding general transcription factor 3C polypeptide 6; protein product: MAAPAGGAHGSETARRSGGMAAVAEEPSRGYWDDEEEEEEEAEQLVLVELSGIIDSDFLSKCENKCKILGIDTEKPILQVDSYVFAGEYEDTLGTCVIFEENVEHVDAEGNNKTALKYKCHTMKKLSMTRTLLTEKKEGEENIGGVEWLQIKENDFSCRPNMICSFLHENEEDEVVAPDPDKSLELEEQEIQMKDNSNLSYEQEKPPNLDIEDSGPLIDIPSSETEGSVFMETQETALEITPR